Proteins encoded within one genomic window of Oryza brachyantha chromosome 7, ObraRS2, whole genome shotgun sequence:
- the LOC102718188 gene encoding sister chromatid cohesion protein SCC2 isoform X2, giving the protein MDPGGGAGGGRRAGFERACRLPNTVHSEIAPALPLPTLPPALGDGDDRHDQPLADPDRPDMIMQAANIARILAHTDVSHLGFTEADNVHADPTHCSWLWREVLNHNPDAFRIKPQECHTDCLGLTDETFVPLEGYENQNQEHEKHFEHVTPNFNNMRKEHVFPRDDIIPHREHLQNNLSPDSIASKKPKVRKKEIHNSASSSDPSIPNSQEIIGNFCEMVEDFCGKAELPDDADGDEWLSIPLNDAKVLVNEITSVRSKKILHEIPMDTLARLLHVIDRQIRCSQGLSIDVKENADAADAEPLVFSALESIHAALAIMTHHDMPKQLYREELIERILDFSRHQIIDCMAASNPTFRALYKPAERVTNDGDEDEEDMENGPANKRRRTTTLNMRKSSTNRVSASIHSAVQKLCLILGFLTELLTTVRLSDSCILQLAKTCFTTFLVDNMQLLQLKAISVICMVFSSYTQHRTYLVDETLVLLRKLQFSKNAIRTYHLADEEHKQIQMITALLVHLVQFSANVPDNLKGTVNWSTIVDASVDASYPIKCHEAATEACCLFWTNVLQRFTAAKSQDMSEAKGIIDNLVQDLLTILNLPEYPAAAPVLEVLCVLLLQNAGLKSKDTSARCFAIDLLGGIASRLKRDSVICSKEKLWILQELTDTESDGSKILKNKCCVCLGGRGINMGCDVCGRCFHSDCVGAVSQENLQCDYACPLCFCKRQLSVLQSYYELQNKENGKRNAASHRKKSTVPDELTAVDIVQQILLSYIQEAGPQDDGNLFTRWFYLCMWYKDDPHSQEKIIYYLARLKTKEILRDSGNGLVLSRDWAKKICLALGQKNSFSRGFDKILSLLLASLRENSPVIRAKALRAVSSIVEADPEVLGDKRVQSAVEGRFCDSAISVREAALELVGRHIASHPDVGLKYIEKVAERIKDTGVSVRKRAIKIIRDLCASNPNTDTTRAFVEIISRVNDEESSVQDLVCKTFYELWFEEPTGSHKHLVADGSSVPMEIAVKTEQIVDMLRNMPNHQPLITIIKRNLALDFLPQSAKATGINSSFMLSLRKRCELICKRLLERILQVEEGAASETEVHALPYVLALQAFCVVDPTLCTPVTDPSQFVVTLQPYLKNQVDNKSTAQLLESITFVIDAVLPLIRKPPQSVVVELEQDLKQMIVRHSFLTVVHACIKCLCALSKAADRGPMLLEYLVNIFYKHLSGSNSDSQLLGRSLFCLGLLLRYGSQLMAASENQLDFPKIIDLLKRRYLLKDDFSLKVRALQALGYILIAKPDFMLHKDILTLIEASLSSDVDYRLKIQGLQNLLEYLRDAESQLNTESTSKPPVHYATNGGSEVPVAAGAGDTNICGGIIQLYWNSILERCLDINDQVRQSALKIVEIVLRQGLVHPITCVPHLIALETDPLEGNSKLAHHLLMNMNEKYPSFFESRLGDGLQMSFRFFESTISNHNMVATNMKSNPIAFVKPGISRIYRLIRANRNSRNKFVHSIVRKFEADNRSYPTVSFLVYCAEVLASLPFTSPDEPLYLIYDINRVIQLRAGAVESSLKNWTSMYQHPEMVGMPRDTGDAVMHEAGGYSNQNLIDVSQMMLGNTCSMPVVNMAKLQEDCHGAIALQLLLKLKRHLKTVYSLTDARCQAFSLKDPPKSGETISKQNIPFNISNTNTSLPSCHQDAARVYQDFKTVLREDTVDYGMYTASAQKKRPTPRSSTRVRRPAAVTRGRGGGGGDDEDTEDEDWTGRARVLDFSAQGGRVTRQRVQV; this is encoded by the exons ATGGAccccggcggcggggccggggGCGGGAGGAGGGCCGGCTTCGAGCGCGCCTGCCGCCTGCCCAACACCGTCCACTCCGAGATCGCCCCCGCGCTGCCGCTCCCCACGCTCCCGCCCgccctcggcgacggcgacgaccgccaCGACCAGCCGCTCGCCGACCCCGACCGCCCCGACATGATCATGCAGGCCGCCAACATCGCGCGCATCCTCGCCCACACCGACGTCTCCCACCT GGGCTTCACGGAGGCGGACAACGTCCACGCGGATCCCACCCACTGCTCCTGGCTCTGGAGGGAGGTGCTCAACCACAACCCCGACGCCTTCCGCATCAAACCCCAAG AATGTCACACTGACTGCCTTGGACTAACCGACGAAACATTTG TTCCCCTTGAAGGCTATGAAAATCAAAATCAGGAGCACGAGAAGCATTTTGAGCATGTCACGCCAAACTTTAATAACATGCGAAAGGAGCATGTATTTCCTCGGGATGACATTATCCCACACAGAGAGCATCTTCAG AATAATCTATCACCAGATTCAATTGCTTCAAAGAAGCCAAAAGTTAGGAAGAAAGAAATCCACAATTCTGCTTCAAGTTCTGACCCCAGCATCCCTAATAGTCAAG AAATCATCGGCAATTTCTGTGAGATGGTAGAGGATTTCTGTGGAAAAGCAGAACTTCCTGATGATGCAGATGGTGATGAGTGGCTATCAATTCCACTGAATGATGCTAAAGTTCTTGTAAATGAAATCACATCTGTTCGGTCAAAGAAGATTTTGCATGAGATTCCTATGGATACACTTGCAAGGCTATTACATGTGATAGACCGTCAGATCCGGTGTTCTCAAGGTTTATCAATCGATGTGAAGGAAAAT GCTGATGCTGCAGATGCTGAACCCTTGGTTTTCTCTGCTTTGGAGTCGATTCATGCAGCATTAGCTATAATGACCCACCATGACATGCCAAAGCAGTTATATCGAGAAGAA CTTATTGAGCGAATTCTGGATTTCTCACGGCATCAGATCATTGATTGTATGGCTGCAAGTAACCCAACTTTTCGAGCTCTTTACAAACCAGCTGAAAGAGTCACAAATGATG GTGATGAGGATGAAGAAGACATGGAAAATGGACCAGCTAACAAAAGGAGGCGTACTACTACTTTAAACATGAGAAAATCTTCTACAAACAG AGTTTCTGCTTCTATACATTCAGCTGTACAGAAACTATGCTTGATTTTGGGCTTTCTTACGGAACTTCTGACAACAGTGCGCTTATCAGATAGTTGTATCCTGCAGTTAGCAAAAACATGCTTTACTACATTCTTGGTGGACAATATGCAACTTTTACAATTGAAGGCAATTTCTGTCATTTGCATG gttttttcatcatacaCACAACACAGGACTTACTTGGTTGATGAAACACTTGTTCTTCTACGTAAGCtacaattttcaaaaaatgctATTAGAACTTACCATCTAGCAGATGAAGAACATAAGCAAATCCAGATGATAACAGCATTATTAGTTCACCTGGTTCAGTTCAGTGCAAATGTTCCTGATAATTTAAAGGGAACAGTAAACTGGAGCACTATTGTTGATGCATCAGTTGATGCTAGTTATCCAATCAAATGCCATGAAGCAGCAACGGAAGCTTGTTGCCTTTTTTGGACCAATGTGCTTCAACGTTTCACTGCTGCTAAATCTCAGGATATGTCAGAAGCCAAAGGGATTATAGATAACCTTGTACAGGACTTGCTAACCATACTAAACTTGCCTGAGTATCCAGCTGCTGCCCCAGTACTTGAG GTTCTCTGTGTGTTACTGCTTCAAAATGCTGGATTGAAGTCAAAGGATACCTCTGCTCGTTGTTTTGCTATCGATCTTCTTGGTGGTATTGCATCAAGGTTGAAGCGTGATTCGGTTATCTGTAGCAAGGAGAAGCTTTGGATATTGCAAGAACTTACTGATACTGAAAGCGATGGATCAAAAATCTTGAAGAATAAATGCTGTGTTTGTCTTGGTGGAAGAGGTATAAATATGGGATGTGATGTCTGTGGAAGATGTTTCCATTCAGATTGTGTGGGTGCTGTTAGTCAGGAAAACTTACAGTGTGATTATGCCTGTCCGTTATGCTTTTGCAAACGGCAGCTCAGTGTGTTGCAATCATATTATGAGTTACAGAATAAAGAGAATGGCAAAAGAAATGCTGCCTCTCATCGGAAGAAATCTACTGTACCTGATGAGCTGACAGCAGTGGATATTGTTCAGCAAATACTTTTGAGTTATATTCAGGAAGCTGGTCCGCAAGATGATGGGAACCTGTTTACACGATG GTTCTATCTCTGCATGTGGTACAAAGATGATCCACATTCTCAAGAGAAGATTATCTACTATCTTGCCAGACTGAAAACTAAAGAGATTCTGCGGGATTCTGGTAATGGTTTGGTATTATCCAGAGATTGGGCTAAGAAAATTTGTTTGGCACTTGGCCAGAAGAACTCATTTTCTAGGGGGTTCGATAAAATTCTTTCCCTCCTTTTG GCTAGCTTGAGAGAAAATTCTCCTGTAATAAGAGCAAAGGCCTTGCGTGCA GTCAGCAGTATAGTTGAAGCTGATCCTGAGGTCTTGGGTGACAAACGCGTCCAGTCTGCTGTTGAAGGAAGGTTTTGTGACTCAGCTATTTCTGTCCGTGAAGCTGCACTTGAGCTTGTAGGTAGACACATAGCTTCACATCCTGATGTGGGCCTGAAG TATATTGAGAAAGTGGCTGAGCGGATAAAGGACACAGGAGTAAGTGTTCGCAAACGTGCGATCAAAATCATCCGTGATCTGTGTGCTTCAAATCCAAACACGGACACCACTCGTGCCTTTGTGGAAATTATTTCTCGTGTTAATGATGAGGAGTCTAGTGTACAG gatCTTGTTTGTAAAACATTTTATGAGCTATGGTTTGAAGAACCAACTGGGAGTCATAAGCACTTGGTTGCTGATGGTAGTTCAGTTCCTATGGAGATTGCAGTAAAGACTGAACAGATTGTTGACATGTTGAGAAATATGCCCAATCACCAACCCCTCATTACCATTATAAAACGTAATTTGGCTCTTGATTTCCTTCCACAGTCAGCTAAGGCGACAGGCATCAACTCATCATTTATGTTATCCCTACGGAAGCGTTGTGAGTTGATATGTAAGCGCTTGTTGGAAAGAATACTGCAG GTGGAAGAGGGAGCTGCTAGTGAGACTGAAGTCCATGCGCTTCCTTATGTGCTTGCCTTACAAGCATTTTGCGTTGTTGATCCCACCCTCTGCACTCCTGTAACTGATCCTTCTCAGTTTGTTGTGACACTTCAACCATACCTTAAGAATCAG GTTGACAATAAATCAACGGCCCAGTTGCTTGAAAGTATAACTTTTGTAATTGATGCTGTTCTTCCGCTCATAAGGAAGCCACCACAATCTGTGGTTGTAGAGCTAGAACAGGATCTGAAGCAGATGATTGTTCGGCACTCTTTTTTGACAGTTGTGCATGCCTGTATCAA GTGTCTTTGTGCCCTTAGCAAAGCAGCAGATAGAGGGCCAATGTTATTGGAATACCTTgttaacattttttataagcATCTTTCTGGTTCTAATTCTGATAGTCAG CTTTTGGGCCGATCATTGTTTTGTCTTGGACTCCTCCTTAGGTATGGTTCTCAACTCATGGCAGCATCTGAAAATCAACTTGATTTCCCAAAGATTATTGACTTGCTCAAGAGGAGgtatcttctcaaggatgatTTCAGCTTGAAGGTTCGAGCTTTGCAG GCCCTGGGGTACATACTTATTGCAAAACCTGATTTTATGCTACATAAAGATATCTTAACCCTAATAGAGGCATCACTGTCTTCTGACGTTGATTATAGACTAAAG ATTCAAGGATTGCAAAACCTTCTTGAGTATCTCCGTGATGCGGAAAGCCAACTCAATACGGAGAGCACCAGCAAGCCACCTGTACACTATGCAACAAATGGTGGTAGTGAAGTGCCTgttgctgctggtgctggagACACTAACATATGTGGTGGTATTATCCAATTATATTGGAATTCTATTCTTGAAAGATGCTTAGATATAAATGATCAAGTCCGTCAAAGTGCACTAAAG atTGTTGAAATTGTTCTTCGCCAGGGTTTGGTTCACCCCATTACCTGTGTTCCACACCTTATAGCACTAGAAACAGACCCACTGGAGGGGAATTCAAAGTTGGCTCATCATCTTTTAATGAATATGAATGAAAA GTATCCTTCATTTTTTGAAAGCCGATTAGGTGATGGCCTGCAGATGTCCTTTCGATTTTTTGAGTCCACAATTAGCAATCATAACATGGTGGCCACAAACATGAAATCGAATCCAATTGCCTTTGTTAAACCTGGGATATCTCGAATATACCGTCTGATCCGTGCAAACCGGAATTCCAGGAACAAATTTGTACACTCAATAGTCCGTAAATTTGAGGCTGACAACCGCAGTTACCCCACAGTTAGCTTTCTTGT GTACTGTGCTGAAGTTCTTGCCTCTCTCCCGTTCACAAGCCCTGATGAGCCActttatttgatatatgatataaatCGGGTTATTCAATTAAGAGCTGGAGCAGTTGAGTCAAGTTTGAAAAATTGGACTTCCATGTATCAGCACCCAGAAATGGTGGGCATGCCAAGAGACACTGGTGATGCTGTTATGCATGAGGCTGGGGGATActcaaaccaaaatttgattgatGTTTCTCAAATGATGCTTGGCAATACATGCAGCATGCCAGTTGTTAACATGGCCAAACTTCAG gAAGATTGCCATGGTGCGATAGCTCTGCAGCTCCTTCTCAAACTGAAGCGACATCTGAAAACTGTCTATAGTTTAACCGATGCCCGCTGTCAG GCATTTTCTCTGAAAGATCCACCAAAATCTGGTGAAACAATCTCCAAGCAGAATATCCCATTTAACATTAGTAATACTAACACCAGTTTGCCAAGCTGCCATCAGGATGCAGCACGTGTCTACCAG GATTTCAAGACAGTGCTGCGAGAAGACACTGTAGACTACGGAATGTACACTGCTTCGGCCCAGAAAAAGCGTCcaactccaagaagctcaacGAGAGTAAGAAGGCCAGCGGCTGTTACAAGAGGCCGTGGCGGGGGTGGTGGTGACGATGAAGACACCGAGGACGAAGATTGGACTGGCAGGGCAAGAGTGCTGGACTTCAGCGCTCAGGGTGGGCGAGTAACAAGGCAGAGGGTTCAAGTATGA
- the LOC102718188 gene encoding sister chromatid cohesion protein SCC2 isoform X3, translating to MDPGGGAGGGRRAGFERACRLPNTVHSEIAPALPLPTLPPALGDGDDRHDQPLADPDRPDMIMQAANIARILAHTDVSHLGFTEADNVHADPTHCSWLWREVLNHNPDAFRIKPQVPLEGYENQNQEHEKHFEHVTPNFNNMRKEHVFPRDDIIPHREHLQNNLSPDSIASKKPKVRKKEIHNSASSSDPSIPNSQEIIGNFCEMVEDFCGKAELPDDADGDEWLSIPLNDAKVLVNEITSVRSKKILHEIPMDTLARLLHVIDRQIRCSQGLSIDVKENADAADAEPLVFSALESIHAALAIMTHHDMPKQLYREELIERILDFSRHQIIDCMAASNPTFRALYKPAERVTNDGDEDEEDMENGPANKRRRTTTLNMRKSSTNRVSASIHSAVQKLCLILGFLTELLTTVRLSDSCILQLAKTCFTTFLVDNMQLLQLKAISVICMVFSSYTQHRTYLVDETLVLLRKLQFSKNAIRTYHLADEEHKQIQMITALLVHLVQFSANVPDNLKGTVNWSTIVDASVDASYPIKCHEAATEACCLFWTNVLQRFTAAKSQDMSEAKGIIDNLVQDLLTILNLPEYPAAAPVLEVLCVLLLQNAGLKSKDTSARCFAIDLLGGIASRLKRDSVICSKEKLWILQELTDTESDGSKILKNKCCVCLGGRGINMGCDVCGRCFHSDCVGAVSQENLQCDYACPLCFCKRQLSVLQSYYELQNKENGKRNAASHRKKSTVPDELTAVDIVQQILLSYIQEAGPQDDGNLFTRWFYLCMWYKDDPHSQEKIIYYLARLKTKEILRDSGNGLVLSRDWAKKICLALGQKNSFSRGFDKILSLLLASLRENSPVIRAKALRAVSSIVEADPEVLGDKRVQSAVEGRFCDSAISVREAALELVGRHIASHPDVGLKYIEKVAERIKDTGVSVRKRAIKIIRDLCASNPNTDTTRAFVEIISRVNDEESSVQDLVCKTFYELWFEEPTGSHKHLVADGSSVPMEIAVKTEQIVDMLRNMPNHQPLITIIKRNLALDFLPQSAKATGINSSFMLSLRKRCELICKRLLERILQVEEGAASETEVHALPYVLALQAFCVVDPTLCTPVTDPSQFVVTLQPYLKNQVDNKSTAQLLESITFVIDAVLPLIRKPPQSVVVELEQDLKQMIVRHSFLTVVHACIKCLCALSKAADRGPMLLEYLVNIFYKHLSGSNSDSQLLGRSLFCLGLLLRYGSQLMAASENQLDFPKIIDLLKRRYLLKDDFSLKVRALQALGYILIAKPDFMLHKDILTLIEASLSSDVDYRLKIQGLQNLLEYLRDAESQLNTESTSKPPVHYATNGGSEVPVAAGAGDTNICGGIIQLYWNSILERCLDINDQVRQSALKIVEIVLRQGLVHPITCVPHLIALETDPLEGNSKLAHHLLMNMNEKYPSFFESRLGDGLQMSFRFFESTISNHNMVATNMKSNPIAFVKPGISRIYRLIRANRNSRNKFVHSIVRKFEADNRSYPTVSFLVYCAEVLASLPFTSPDEPLYLIYDINRVIQLRAGAVESSLKNWTSMYQHPEMVGMPRDTGDAVMHEAGGYSNQNLIDVSQMMLGNTCSMPVVNMAKLQEDCHGAIALQLLLKLKRHLKTVYSLTDARCQAFSLKDPPKSGETISKQNIPFNISNTNTSLPSCHQDAARVYQDFKTVLREDTVDYGMYTASAQKKRPTPRSSTRVRRPAAVTRGRGGGGGDDEDTEDEDWTGRARVLDFSAQGGRVTRQRVQV from the exons ATGGAccccggcggcggggccggggGCGGGAGGAGGGCCGGCTTCGAGCGCGCCTGCCGCCTGCCCAACACCGTCCACTCCGAGATCGCCCCCGCGCTGCCGCTCCCCACGCTCCCGCCCgccctcggcgacggcgacgaccgccaCGACCAGCCGCTCGCCGACCCCGACCGCCCCGACATGATCATGCAGGCCGCCAACATCGCGCGCATCCTCGCCCACACCGACGTCTCCCACCT GGGCTTCACGGAGGCGGACAACGTCCACGCGGATCCCACCCACTGCTCCTGGCTCTGGAGGGAGGTGCTCAACCACAACCCCGACGCCTTCCGCATCAAACCCCAAG TTCCCCTTGAAGGCTATGAAAATCAAAATCAGGAGCACGAGAAGCATTTTGAGCATGTCACGCCAAACTTTAATAACATGCGAAAGGAGCATGTATTTCCTCGGGATGACATTATCCCACACAGAGAGCATCTTCAG AATAATCTATCACCAGATTCAATTGCTTCAAAGAAGCCAAAAGTTAGGAAGAAAGAAATCCACAATTCTGCTTCAAGTTCTGACCCCAGCATCCCTAATAGTCAAG AAATCATCGGCAATTTCTGTGAGATGGTAGAGGATTTCTGTGGAAAAGCAGAACTTCCTGATGATGCAGATGGTGATGAGTGGCTATCAATTCCACTGAATGATGCTAAAGTTCTTGTAAATGAAATCACATCTGTTCGGTCAAAGAAGATTTTGCATGAGATTCCTATGGATACACTTGCAAGGCTATTACATGTGATAGACCGTCAGATCCGGTGTTCTCAAGGTTTATCAATCGATGTGAAGGAAAAT GCTGATGCTGCAGATGCTGAACCCTTGGTTTTCTCTGCTTTGGAGTCGATTCATGCAGCATTAGCTATAATGACCCACCATGACATGCCAAAGCAGTTATATCGAGAAGAA CTTATTGAGCGAATTCTGGATTTCTCACGGCATCAGATCATTGATTGTATGGCTGCAAGTAACCCAACTTTTCGAGCTCTTTACAAACCAGCTGAAAGAGTCACAAATGATG GTGATGAGGATGAAGAAGACATGGAAAATGGACCAGCTAACAAAAGGAGGCGTACTACTACTTTAAACATGAGAAAATCTTCTACAAACAG AGTTTCTGCTTCTATACATTCAGCTGTACAGAAACTATGCTTGATTTTGGGCTTTCTTACGGAACTTCTGACAACAGTGCGCTTATCAGATAGTTGTATCCTGCAGTTAGCAAAAACATGCTTTACTACATTCTTGGTGGACAATATGCAACTTTTACAATTGAAGGCAATTTCTGTCATTTGCATG gttttttcatcatacaCACAACACAGGACTTACTTGGTTGATGAAACACTTGTTCTTCTACGTAAGCtacaattttcaaaaaatgctATTAGAACTTACCATCTAGCAGATGAAGAACATAAGCAAATCCAGATGATAACAGCATTATTAGTTCACCTGGTTCAGTTCAGTGCAAATGTTCCTGATAATTTAAAGGGAACAGTAAACTGGAGCACTATTGTTGATGCATCAGTTGATGCTAGTTATCCAATCAAATGCCATGAAGCAGCAACGGAAGCTTGTTGCCTTTTTTGGACCAATGTGCTTCAACGTTTCACTGCTGCTAAATCTCAGGATATGTCAGAAGCCAAAGGGATTATAGATAACCTTGTACAGGACTTGCTAACCATACTAAACTTGCCTGAGTATCCAGCTGCTGCCCCAGTACTTGAG GTTCTCTGTGTGTTACTGCTTCAAAATGCTGGATTGAAGTCAAAGGATACCTCTGCTCGTTGTTTTGCTATCGATCTTCTTGGTGGTATTGCATCAAGGTTGAAGCGTGATTCGGTTATCTGTAGCAAGGAGAAGCTTTGGATATTGCAAGAACTTACTGATACTGAAAGCGATGGATCAAAAATCTTGAAGAATAAATGCTGTGTTTGTCTTGGTGGAAGAGGTATAAATATGGGATGTGATGTCTGTGGAAGATGTTTCCATTCAGATTGTGTGGGTGCTGTTAGTCAGGAAAACTTACAGTGTGATTATGCCTGTCCGTTATGCTTTTGCAAACGGCAGCTCAGTGTGTTGCAATCATATTATGAGTTACAGAATAAAGAGAATGGCAAAAGAAATGCTGCCTCTCATCGGAAGAAATCTACTGTACCTGATGAGCTGACAGCAGTGGATATTGTTCAGCAAATACTTTTGAGTTATATTCAGGAAGCTGGTCCGCAAGATGATGGGAACCTGTTTACACGATG GTTCTATCTCTGCATGTGGTACAAAGATGATCCACATTCTCAAGAGAAGATTATCTACTATCTTGCCAGACTGAAAACTAAAGAGATTCTGCGGGATTCTGGTAATGGTTTGGTATTATCCAGAGATTGGGCTAAGAAAATTTGTTTGGCACTTGGCCAGAAGAACTCATTTTCTAGGGGGTTCGATAAAATTCTTTCCCTCCTTTTG GCTAGCTTGAGAGAAAATTCTCCTGTAATAAGAGCAAAGGCCTTGCGTGCA GTCAGCAGTATAGTTGAAGCTGATCCTGAGGTCTTGGGTGACAAACGCGTCCAGTCTGCTGTTGAAGGAAGGTTTTGTGACTCAGCTATTTCTGTCCGTGAAGCTGCACTTGAGCTTGTAGGTAGACACATAGCTTCACATCCTGATGTGGGCCTGAAG TATATTGAGAAAGTGGCTGAGCGGATAAAGGACACAGGAGTAAGTGTTCGCAAACGTGCGATCAAAATCATCCGTGATCTGTGTGCTTCAAATCCAAACACGGACACCACTCGTGCCTTTGTGGAAATTATTTCTCGTGTTAATGATGAGGAGTCTAGTGTACAG gatCTTGTTTGTAAAACATTTTATGAGCTATGGTTTGAAGAACCAACTGGGAGTCATAAGCACTTGGTTGCTGATGGTAGTTCAGTTCCTATGGAGATTGCAGTAAAGACTGAACAGATTGTTGACATGTTGAGAAATATGCCCAATCACCAACCCCTCATTACCATTATAAAACGTAATTTGGCTCTTGATTTCCTTCCACAGTCAGCTAAGGCGACAGGCATCAACTCATCATTTATGTTATCCCTACGGAAGCGTTGTGAGTTGATATGTAAGCGCTTGTTGGAAAGAATACTGCAG GTGGAAGAGGGAGCTGCTAGTGAGACTGAAGTCCATGCGCTTCCTTATGTGCTTGCCTTACAAGCATTTTGCGTTGTTGATCCCACCCTCTGCACTCCTGTAACTGATCCTTCTCAGTTTGTTGTGACACTTCAACCATACCTTAAGAATCAG GTTGACAATAAATCAACGGCCCAGTTGCTTGAAAGTATAACTTTTGTAATTGATGCTGTTCTTCCGCTCATAAGGAAGCCACCACAATCTGTGGTTGTAGAGCTAGAACAGGATCTGAAGCAGATGATTGTTCGGCACTCTTTTTTGACAGTTGTGCATGCCTGTATCAA GTGTCTTTGTGCCCTTAGCAAAGCAGCAGATAGAGGGCCAATGTTATTGGAATACCTTgttaacattttttataagcATCTTTCTGGTTCTAATTCTGATAGTCAG CTTTTGGGCCGATCATTGTTTTGTCTTGGACTCCTCCTTAGGTATGGTTCTCAACTCATGGCAGCATCTGAAAATCAACTTGATTTCCCAAAGATTATTGACTTGCTCAAGAGGAGgtatcttctcaaggatgatTTCAGCTTGAAGGTTCGAGCTTTGCAG GCCCTGGGGTACATACTTATTGCAAAACCTGATTTTATGCTACATAAAGATATCTTAACCCTAATAGAGGCATCACTGTCTTCTGACGTTGATTATAGACTAAAG ATTCAAGGATTGCAAAACCTTCTTGAGTATCTCCGTGATGCGGAAAGCCAACTCAATACGGAGAGCACCAGCAAGCCACCTGTACACTATGCAACAAATGGTGGTAGTGAAGTGCCTgttgctgctggtgctggagACACTAACATATGTGGTGGTATTATCCAATTATATTGGAATTCTATTCTTGAAAGATGCTTAGATATAAATGATCAAGTCCGTCAAAGTGCACTAAAG atTGTTGAAATTGTTCTTCGCCAGGGTTTGGTTCACCCCATTACCTGTGTTCCACACCTTATAGCACTAGAAACAGACCCACTGGAGGGGAATTCAAAGTTGGCTCATCATCTTTTAATGAATATGAATGAAAA GTATCCTTCATTTTTTGAAAGCCGATTAGGTGATGGCCTGCAGATGTCCTTTCGATTTTTTGAGTCCACAATTAGCAATCATAACATGGTGGCCACAAACATGAAATCGAATCCAATTGCCTTTGTTAAACCTGGGATATCTCGAATATACCGTCTGATCCGTGCAAACCGGAATTCCAGGAACAAATTTGTACACTCAATAGTCCGTAAATTTGAGGCTGACAACCGCAGTTACCCCACAGTTAGCTTTCTTGT GTACTGTGCTGAAGTTCTTGCCTCTCTCCCGTTCACAAGCCCTGATGAGCCActttatttgatatatgatataaatCGGGTTATTCAATTAAGAGCTGGAGCAGTTGAGTCAAGTTTGAAAAATTGGACTTCCATGTATCAGCACCCAGAAATGGTGGGCATGCCAAGAGACACTGGTGATGCTGTTATGCATGAGGCTGGGGGATActcaaaccaaaatttgattgatGTTTCTCAAATGATGCTTGGCAATACATGCAGCATGCCAGTTGTTAACATGGCCAAACTTCAG gAAGATTGCCATGGTGCGATAGCTCTGCAGCTCCTTCTCAAACTGAAGCGACATCTGAAAACTGTCTATAGTTTAACCGATGCCCGCTGTCAG GCATTTTCTCTGAAAGATCCACCAAAATCTGGTGAAACAATCTCCAAGCAGAATATCCCATTTAACATTAGTAATACTAACACCAGTTTGCCAAGCTGCCATCAGGATGCAGCACGTGTCTACCAG GATTTCAAGACAGTGCTGCGAGAAGACACTGTAGACTACGGAATGTACACTGCTTCGGCCCAGAAAAAGCGTCcaactccaagaagctcaacGAGAGTAAGAAGGCCAGCGGCTGTTACAAGAGGCCGTGGCGGGGGTGGTGGTGACGATGAAGACACCGAGGACGAAGATTGGACTGGCAGGGCAAGAGTGCTGGACTTCAGCGCTCAGGGTGGGCGAGTAACAAGGCAGAGGGTTCAAGTATGA